The following are from one region of the Tachysurus fulvidraco isolate hzauxx_2018 chromosome 24, HZAU_PFXX_2.0, whole genome shotgun sequence genome:
- the stmn2b gene encoding stathmin-2b has protein sequence MAKTAVAYKEKMKELSLVSFICSCLYPEARNKMMGEFEDMKVKPINKRASGQAFEVILKPPSPTSDGGYSITSPPKKRDVSLEDIQKKLEAAEDRRKSQEAQVLKALADKREHERDVLLKAMEENSNFSKMAEEKLVMKMEHISKNREALLTAMLERLQERERHAQVVRRNKELRDELSGDEDLQF, from the exons CTTACAAAGAGAAGATGAAGGAGTTGTCCCTCGTCTCTTTCATTTGCTCCTGCTTGTATCCAGAAGCCCGGAACAAGATGATGGGCGAGTTTGAAG ACATGAAGGTCAAGCCCATTAACAAGAGAGCCTCTGGGCAAGCCTTCGAAGTGATCCTGAAACCACCATCCCCTACATCTGATGGTGGCTACAGCATCACCTCTCCCCCCAAGAAGAGGGACGTTTCTCTGGAAGACATTCAGAAGAAGCTGGAGGCAGCTGAGGACCGAAGGAAA TCTCAGGAGGCTCAGGTGCTAAAGGCTCTGGCTGATAAGCGTGAACACGAGCGCGATGTGCTGCTCAAGGCCATGGAGGAAAACAGCAACTTCAGCAAGATGGCAGAGGAGAAACTCGTCATGAAGATGGAGCACATCAGCAAGAACCGCGAGGCTCTGCTCACAGCTATGCTGGAGCGCCTACAGGAGAGG gagagacATGCCCAGGTGGTACGCAGGAACAAGGAACTGCGGGATGAGCTGAGCGGAGATGAAGATCTCCAGTTCTAA
- the hey1 gene encoding hairy/enhancer-of-split related with YRPW motif protein 1, with protein MKRNHDFSSSDSELDENIEVEKESADENLDMSSPLGSVSPATTSQVQARKRRRGIIEKRRRDRINNSLSELRRLVPSAFEKQGSAKLEKAEILQMTVDHLKMLHAAGGKGYFDAHALAMDYRGLGFRECLAETARYLSIIEGLDNNDPLRIRLVSHLSSYATQREAQTGLSHLAWGSAFSTPHLAHHLLLPQHQQGASLSRSPNSLPSSSSSSPSSSPSAPSSEPHGCSRLTVTAISEAGKSRLLRVPHATGTIPPGLTAASASKLSPPLLTSLSSLSTFPFPLSAFPLLSPSSHGQTTPSSSLGKPYRPWSMEIGAF; from the exons ATGAAGAGAAATCACGACTTCAGCTCCTCGGACAGCGAGCTGGATGAGAACATTGAAGTGGAGAAGGAAAGCGCCGACGAGAACCT AGACATGAGCTCTCCTCTCGGGTCTGTTTCTCCTGCTACAACATCTCAAGTACAAGCAAGAAAACGTCGCAGAGGG ATCATTGAAAAGCGGCGCAGAGATCGCATTAATAACAGTTTGTCTGAACTGCGCCGTCTTGTTCCGAGTGCTTTTGAGAAACAG GGCTCAGCTAAACTGGAAAAAGCAGAGATTTTGCAGATGACCGTTGATCATTTGAAGATGCTTCATGCAGCTGGTGGAAAAG GTTACTTTGATGCCCACGCTTTGGCTATGGATTATCGTGGCTTGGGCTTCCGTGAGTGTCTGGCTGAGACAGCCCGATACTTGAGCATCATTGAGGGTCTGGACAACAATGACCCACTTCGCATTCGCTTGGTATCCCACTTGAGCAGCTATGCCACTCAGAGGGAGGCTCAGACCGGTCTGAGTCATCTAGCCTGGGGCTCAGCGTTCAGCACACCTCACCTGGCACATCACCTCCTCTTACCCCAGCATCAGCAGGGGGCATCGTTATCACGCAGCCCTAACAGTCttccatcctcatcctcatcatcgcCCTCCTCTTCACCATCAGCACCATCCTCAGAGCCTCATGGCTGCAGCAGGCTGACTGTCACAGCAATCAGCGAGGCAGGAAAGAGCAGGCTGCTCAGGGTACCCCATGCAACAGGCACCATTCCTCCAGGGCTCacagcagcatcagcatcaAAGCTTTCTCCCCCACTTCTCACATCTTTGTCCAGCCTCTCAACTTTCCCCTTTCCACTGAGTGCTTTTCCTCTGCTCTCACCCAGCTCACATGGTCAAACCACCCCTTCCAGCAGCCTGGGGAAGCCCTATCGACCATGGAGCATGGAGATCGGCGCTTTCTGA